The proteins below are encoded in one region of Lytechinus pictus isolate F3 Inbred chromosome 11, Lp3.0, whole genome shotgun sequence:
- the LOC129271085 gene encoding uncharacterized protein LOC129271085 isoform X3, with translation MFYGITIFVLNFIQIVSSQPSADQWHIFEDALYLVDNDTRLNYDQAQSYCQELGGNLARIDSDEIQSFLTDIVSPGFVPTRCFFIGANDIEDEDEFKWQDGTQVRYDGWSPGQPDDTEGNRDCACLWSSKNPSRHGQWDDTNCFNRMNFICQKRLYNFTLTSSRSNPGSGYVTCAVDIVDDNEILPPDDIRLSVGKTLASTRSIPYSSTRVIGQFRDSTFEIDNLEEDDMIFCHVGDLSRNTTSFSRIQFLPINFYALPGLTFSPAVDDIGSTSLTVTWSSWIPCLDTGEGPVVSYLVYVQTTGKELINAGEVDSDEGEGALHGTMELALTELEPGTEYNISVSAVREGVGGEGPRSPFVSVTTSIGSKRTSFCDIRKRDSAVDILWSVISGKCITIGRHH, from the exons ATGTTTTACGGAATAACCATCTTTGTTCTGAATTTCATACAAATCG TATCTAGCCAGCCATCGGCCGACCAATGGCATATTTTTGAAGATGCCCTATATCTTGTGGATAACGACACACGATTAAATTATGACCAGGCACAGTCGTACTGCCAAGAACTCGGAGGCAATCTCGCCCGGATAGATTCCGATGAGATACAG TCTTTCTTGACAGATATCGTTAGTCCAGGTTTCGTACCAACACGATGTTTCTTTATTGGTGCTAACGACATAGAAGACGAAGATGAATTTAAGTGGCAAGACGGGACCCAAGTCCG ATATGATGGATGGTCACCTGGGCAGCCTGACGACACAGAAGGGAACCGAGATTGCGCCTGTCTATGGTCCTCCAAAAATCCCAGTAGACATGGGCAATGGGATGACACCAACTGCTTTAATCGTATGAACTTCATATGTCAGAAGAGACTGT ATAATTTTACACTGACGAGTTCTCGGAGCAATCCAGGATCGGGCTATGTTACCTGCGCTGTCGACATCGTAGACGACAACGAAATCCTGCCACCCGATGATATCAGATTGTCAGTTGGAAAAACTTTGGCATCGACGAGATCGATTCCTTACTCATCGACGCGCGTCATTGGTCAATTTCGTGACAGTACGTTTGAAATAGACAATCTCGAAGAAGACGACATGATATTCTGTCATGTTGGGGACTTGTCAAGGAACACGACATCATTCTCAAGAATTCAATTTCTTCCGATTAATTTTTATG CTCTACCCGGACTGACGTTCTCTCCAGCTGTGGACGACATCGGTTCAACCTCCCTCACTGTCACCTGGAGCTCCTGGATACCATGTCTTGATACCGGTGAAGGGCCAGTGGTCAGTTACCTGGTCTACGTACAAACAACGGGTAAAGAATTGATAAATGCTGGTGAGGTCGACTCGGATGAGGGAGAGGGCGCACTTCATGGAACAATGGAGCTCGCTTTGACTGAATTGGAACCAGGAACTGAATACAATATCAGTGTTTCTGCTGTCAGAGAAGGTGTTGGTGGAGAGGGACCGAGGAGTCCATTTGTGTCTGTTACGACGAGCATTGGTAG TAAGCGCACGTCGTTCTGCGATATTAGAAAACGGGATTCTGCCGTGGATATTCTTTGGAGTGTCATTAGCGGGAAATGTATTACTATTGGTCGTCATCATTAA
- the LOC129271085 gene encoding uncharacterized protein LOC129271085 isoform X2 produces the protein MFYGITIFVLNFIQIVSSQPSADQWHIFEDALYLVDNDTRLNYDQAQSYCQELGGNLARIDSDEIQSFLTDIVSPGFVPTRCFFIGANDIEDEDEFKWQDGTQVRYDGWSPGQPDDTEGNRDCACLWSSKNPSRHGQWDDTNCFNRMNFICQKRLYNFTLTSSRSNPGSGYVTCAVDIVDDNEILPPDDIRLSVGKTLASTRSIPYSSTRVIGQFRDSTFEIDNLEEDDMIFCHVGDLSRNTTSFSRIQFLPINFYALPGLTFSPAVDDIGSTSLTVTWSSWIPCLDTGEGPVVSYLVYVQTTGKELINAGEVDSDEGEGALHGTMELALTELEPGTEYNISVSAVREGVGGEGPRSPFVSVTTSIVSARRSAILENGILPWIFFGVSLAGNVLLLVVIIKLWRRKKEPFQTRSLKGVRTTPSGSVPNDDQYEVPRARGDGEDHLYEGLRRKSSKYSEAEGYISMDGPDRVEYVNTIM, from the exons ATGTTTTACGGAATAACCATCTTTGTTCTGAATTTCATACAAATCG TATCTAGCCAGCCATCGGCCGACCAATGGCATATTTTTGAAGATGCCCTATATCTTGTGGATAACGACACACGATTAAATTATGACCAGGCACAGTCGTACTGCCAAGAACTCGGAGGCAATCTCGCCCGGATAGATTCCGATGAGATACAG TCTTTCTTGACAGATATCGTTAGTCCAGGTTTCGTACCAACACGATGTTTCTTTATTGGTGCTAACGACATAGAAGACGAAGATGAATTTAAGTGGCAAGACGGGACCCAAGTCCG ATATGATGGATGGTCACCTGGGCAGCCTGACGACACAGAAGGGAACCGAGATTGCGCCTGTCTATGGTCCTCCAAAAATCCCAGTAGACATGGGCAATGGGATGACACCAACTGCTTTAATCGTATGAACTTCATATGTCAGAAGAGACTGT ATAATTTTACACTGACGAGTTCTCGGAGCAATCCAGGATCGGGCTATGTTACCTGCGCTGTCGACATCGTAGACGACAACGAAATCCTGCCACCCGATGATATCAGATTGTCAGTTGGAAAAACTTTGGCATCGACGAGATCGATTCCTTACTCATCGACGCGCGTCATTGGTCAATTTCGTGACAGTACGTTTGAAATAGACAATCTCGAAGAAGACGACATGATATTCTGTCATGTTGGGGACTTGTCAAGGAACACGACATCATTCTCAAGAATTCAATTTCTTCCGATTAATTTTTATG CTCTACCCGGACTGACGTTCTCTCCAGCTGTGGACGACATCGGTTCAACCTCCCTCACTGTCACCTGGAGCTCCTGGATACCATGTCTTGATACCGGTGAAGGGCCAGTGGTCAGTTACCTGGTCTACGTACAAACAACGGGTAAAGAATTGATAAATGCTGGTGAGGTCGACTCGGATGAGGGAGAGGGCGCACTTCATGGAACAATGGAGCTCGCTTTGACTGAATTGGAACCAGGAACTGAATACAATATCAGTGTTTCTGCTGTCAGAGAAGGTGTTGGTGGAGAGGGACCGAGGAGTCCATTTGTGTCTGTTACGACGAGCATTG TAAGCGCACGTCGTTCTGCGATATTAGAAAACGGGATTCTGCCGTGGATATTCTTTGGAGTGTCATTAGCGGGAAATGTATTACTATTGGTCGTCATCATTAAATTATG GAGACGAAAGAAGGAACCTTTCCAAACAAGAAGTCTTAAAGGTGTACGTACCACTCCATCAGGCAGTGTGCCCAACGATGACCAATATGAGGTCCCCCGGGCCCGAGGGGACGGCGAGGATCACCTGTATGAAGGGCTTCGGAGAAAAAGCAGTAAATACAGCGAGGCAGAGGGTTACATAAGCATGGACGGTCCAGACAGAGTCGAGTATGTTAATACGATCATGTGA
- the LOC129271085 gene encoding uncharacterized protein LOC129271085 isoform X1 has protein sequence MFYGITIFVLNFIQIVSSQPSADQWHIFEDALYLVDNDTRLNYDQAQSYCQELGGNLARIDSDEIQSFLTDIVSPGFVPTRCFFIGANDIEDEDEFKWQDGTQVRYDGWSPGQPDDTEGNRDCACLWSSKNPSRHGQWDDTNCFNRMNFICQKRLYNFTLTSSRSNPGSGYVTCAVDIVDDNEILPPDDIRLSVGKTLASTRSIPYSSTRVIGQFRDSTFEIDNLEEDDMIFCHVGDLSRNTTSFSRIQFLPINFYALPGLTFSPAVDDIGSTSLTVTWSSWIPCLDTGEGPVVSYLVYVQTTGKELINAGEVDSDEGEGALHGTMELALTELEPGTEYNISVSAVREGVGGEGPRSPFVSVTTSIVSARRSAILENGILPWIFFGVSLAGNVLLLVVIIKLCRRRKKEPFQTRSLKGVRTTPSGSVPNDDQYEVPRARGDGEDHLYEGLRRKSSKYSEAEGYISMDGPDRVEYVNTIM, from the exons ATGTTTTACGGAATAACCATCTTTGTTCTGAATTTCATACAAATCG TATCTAGCCAGCCATCGGCCGACCAATGGCATATTTTTGAAGATGCCCTATATCTTGTGGATAACGACACACGATTAAATTATGACCAGGCACAGTCGTACTGCCAAGAACTCGGAGGCAATCTCGCCCGGATAGATTCCGATGAGATACAG TCTTTCTTGACAGATATCGTTAGTCCAGGTTTCGTACCAACACGATGTTTCTTTATTGGTGCTAACGACATAGAAGACGAAGATGAATTTAAGTGGCAAGACGGGACCCAAGTCCG ATATGATGGATGGTCACCTGGGCAGCCTGACGACACAGAAGGGAACCGAGATTGCGCCTGTCTATGGTCCTCCAAAAATCCCAGTAGACATGGGCAATGGGATGACACCAACTGCTTTAATCGTATGAACTTCATATGTCAGAAGAGACTGT ATAATTTTACACTGACGAGTTCTCGGAGCAATCCAGGATCGGGCTATGTTACCTGCGCTGTCGACATCGTAGACGACAACGAAATCCTGCCACCCGATGATATCAGATTGTCAGTTGGAAAAACTTTGGCATCGACGAGATCGATTCCTTACTCATCGACGCGCGTCATTGGTCAATTTCGTGACAGTACGTTTGAAATAGACAATCTCGAAGAAGACGACATGATATTCTGTCATGTTGGGGACTTGTCAAGGAACACGACATCATTCTCAAGAATTCAATTTCTTCCGATTAATTTTTATG CTCTACCCGGACTGACGTTCTCTCCAGCTGTGGACGACATCGGTTCAACCTCCCTCACTGTCACCTGGAGCTCCTGGATACCATGTCTTGATACCGGTGAAGGGCCAGTGGTCAGTTACCTGGTCTACGTACAAACAACGGGTAAAGAATTGATAAATGCTGGTGAGGTCGACTCGGATGAGGGAGAGGGCGCACTTCATGGAACAATGGAGCTCGCTTTGACTGAATTGGAACCAGGAACTGAATACAATATCAGTGTTTCTGCTGTCAGAGAAGGTGTTGGTGGAGAGGGACCGAGGAGTCCATTTGTGTCTGTTACGACGAGCATTG TAAGCGCACGTCGTTCTGCGATATTAGAAAACGGGATTCTGCCGTGGATATTCTTTGGAGTGTCATTAGCGGGAAATGTATTACTATTGGTCGTCATCATTAAATTATG CAGGAGACGAAAGAAGGAACCTTTCCAAACAAGAAGTCTTAAAGGTGTACGTACCACTCCATCAGGCAGTGTGCCCAACGATGACCAATATGAGGTCCCCCGGGCCCGAGGGGACGGCGAGGATCACCTGTATGAAGGGCTTCGGAGAAAAAGCAGTAAATACAGCGAGGCAGAGGGTTACATAAGCATGGACGGTCCAGACAGAGTCGAGTATGTTAATACGATCATGTGA